TCGTTACCGCTGATCGACGACTCCACGCAGCGTGGTGCGAGACGATCGACGCGTTCTATACGCTACTGTCGGCGTACTGGGAAGAGTACGCGACGCGCACACGCGAGCGCGGCGTCATTTGCAACACCGACTGTGCGTTCCTCGTCGCCGAATTCCTCACTGGCGGTCTCGAAATAAGTGGCACGACCGAGACGTAAGGAGAGCGCGTCCTGGCGCGATACCGGGGACGCATCGATAGCTTGATTATCGACGAAGTACAAAATGTCGCCGAGATGCAACACGCGGCACTCGCCAAGTTGATCACCAGCGAGTGTCATGTGCTCACCGCTGGCGACATTCGACAGTCCATCTACGGCTTCCGTGAAGCATATCCCTCGATATTCGAGCGGGCCGCGGAGGACGGTCGGTAATTCGGCATCGACTGGGACCCGCACATCACTGAAACAGCCGCAATTACGTACCGCTGCGCACCCGACGTCACGGCCACCATCAACGCCATTGCCGAGCCTGCAGTCACCGACGCCACTCGCGGGAACGTCGGCGACCTCTACCTTACCTCCCCGCTTCTCGACGCTGCGCGGGATTCGACGCCGAACCGAACGTCCACATCGCCGCGTTCGACACCTCCGCACAACCCTGGACGACGGACTACGTCGCCCCCAATACAGGGAGCGGCGAAGCCGGAGTTTTGGCAACCAACATTGCGAACGACCTCGTGGACGGTACACTTGGCGATTCCGAGGCTGGCGGTGATCGGACTGCCGATACCGACACCGGTGGTGAGCACGACAATAATGATGGCGACGGCGGTAGTAATGCTGGCGACGCTACCCAACCCGACGTGACGGTGCTGTTCCGATGGCGTACACAGATGGCCCGGTGCGCCGACGCCTTCGAGACGGAGGGGCTTTCGGTGGCGAACGCCTCCGATTACCTTTTCGAGTGCCCGGTCGTCACGACGGTCTT
This genomic stretch from Halobaculum roseum harbors:
- a CDS encoding UvrD-helicase domain-containing protein codes for the protein MARYRGRIDSLIIDEVQNVAEMQHAALAKLITSECHVLTAGDIRQSIYGFREAYPSIFERAAEDGR